The Deltaproteobacteria bacterium region TGATGGTTAGACTGTTGCCAGCTGTGTTGCTCGTAGTAGTTGCGACACTAATCGTTCGATTAGCGCCTTGTGACATCATGATGTTACCGGTCACTTCGAGTGTGCTTGCCGGCGCCGTCGTCCCAATGCCCACATTCCCCGCATTGAAATAGATGTTGCTCCCGGCAGTAGTCCACTGCGAGGATCCCGCCCCAATAGCAGCAGTTCTTTGTACCGTGCCATCGGGGAACATAATCCCATCTGTCCCGGCCGAACCACTGACATGCAATCTAGCTGCCGGTGTTTCCGTGCCGATGCCAAAATTACCGTTAGCATCGATGGAGATACCACTAAGGTTGAGAGTTGCTCCTGCATTAGAACCACCAGGCGACTGTACACTGCTTGCAGCAGGGGCTGGAGTAGATGGCAACGTCGATGCGATGCTTGGGCTAACGGCGCGCGACGCCACAGCCGCAACTTTACTGGCGACGATATTGAGACCCTCGAATGATCCGTTAGTTGTTGCTAGCACAAGATCGCTGCGTGACACTGAGCTGCCGGCGTAGGCCGTCACCACACTATCAACAGCAGCCTCCGCACCGGACGTCACTTCAGCCGCGAAAAAACGGATGCTATCTGATTCAATGGAGAAGACATCGAGGTTTTCCGTCATCGACGAGACGAGCACTGTGATGGCTCGTCCGATACTTCCGTTGCTAGGCAATAATGCTGCGATAGAGCCAAGGCCCCTGACGGCACCCTCAGATGCGCTGCGTATTAACGAGCGCTTGTCACCTGCACCAGCAGGGAGAGCTGCAACTCCAGTCGTGATACCTGCAGCAATGGCCGGTAGGTCGTATTGAAGGATGGTCGCTTCGTTAGATCCGGTTTCCCCCACTTGAGCGACTATAGACTGTGAGACATCATCGATGACGTGCGCCATGTCACTGACTGGAATCACAGAATTAGCCAGGGATCTGACAGCGCCGTTGGCTATGGCCGTATGGGCGGTGGCCTTAGCTGTCATACCTACTGTCGCGGAACCTTGCGGTAGATTGGCGGCATCAAGATCCTTTAGACTTGCAAAGAGTCCGCTTGCCATGAGCCCTGTCAGGGCGCTGACACGGCCGTGATCGTTGATGCTGATGGGCGCGACCGGCAGAGCACTTGCTGCACCGTAGATGATGACACCTACCAGTTTGGTAGCATCTGTCGATGTGCTTACGCCGGCAGCTATTACAGCATCGGTCGCTGCTTTGCTCACCACCATGGCATCAGATTCACTCAGACTATTTTGATCCGCATGCTCGCCAGATGGCCCCACTGCCATCACCATGTCTTTGATCAACCGCTCCGCTAACGTCGATAATCTGGCTGCTGGATCTTGGCCGTATTGGTCGTAAGTGTCTTCCGTCGTATCGTTGCCGTCATCGACCTGCAGCGGCGATCTTTTTTTGGTACATGTAAAAGTCAAAAGGCCGAGCGCAATCATGAGTCCCGTTGCTAGTAGCGAACGAAAATCCTGACGCACACCTAATTTTGTCATCCAGCCCTTCACGTCTCAGGACACCTTTTGCAGCATCAAATCGCTGTGCATATTTTTATGTCTCGTTTATCGGCAGAACTAATTCCTCCTTTAGGATCTAACTTTCCGAACTTCCTGAGAGAAATAGAATCATGTGGGGCCGCAAAGATGCCTAAAGGACTGCACGTGTCTGACCGATACCAAAATATAGTCACAGGTAAACATTTGGTATTTGGATCAATGGAGTGATCTTAAGCACAAGATTTCGTCAATTTACCGCTGGCGCGGTAGTCGCCGTAGCGGCATGGAGTTATTCATGCCCAAGCTACGCTGAGGCTATTTTTTCTGTTTTCTCGTCAAGCAAGAGCACCTCTGTCGTCTACAACCTGAGCGATGGTTCAAACTCCACTAAAATAGTAAACGGTCAGGAATACGGTGTGATTTTCGGTTATAAGCCATGGCACAAAATCCCTGCATCTTTTGGCCTGATGACCACGTATTACGCGCTCAATACTGGCTCAGTTGCCACGGCTATAGCTGAAGATGACCTCGGTGACTCCCTCAAGTTTTTCGGCGTATCGGGGAGTGGCTCCCTATCAGGCTTGCTCTATGGTCCCCACCTAACTTTGTGGTATCCGAGCCACTACGTGCAGCCGTATCTACGGGTCGGCATGCTGATGGGTGAGGAGGAAAACTCACTGCGTAGTGATGCAGCCACATTAGGTAACGTCTCACCCGCACGGTCTATCAAGGGCCAGCACATCGATACTTTTGAGGTGAATGCAAACTTCATTAGCATAGGATTCTCTATGAGCCCGATCAGGATCCTGCGCCTCAACCATGACCCCAACTTCCCTGTCGTCGCCACTGAGCATCATGTGTATACATTTGCGCTGTTTGGTGAATATGCGACCGAAATGGGTACCAGAACCCTGATCGCCACCTCGCGCTCAAGAGCATCAACGATGGACAACACAACTACAACTACAGATGCGAGCAGGATCTCGGCGAAAGAGCTTATAGACCAAGATGCACAAGCAACGAGTATCCGCTTCGGTATTGAATATCGGTTCTAGTCGCTCTTTGCCATCGCTGCGAGTCCCGCCGCCAGGTCAATCACTTCGATTTTGGCCTTAAATTTTTTGCTAAGTTGCGACCTCAGGAATTTCTCCTCTGTAGCCTTCGCGATCGCATCTCTATCCCTAGCAGTCAACTTAGTCATTTTAATTTCACTGACAATAATTTCCTGACCATTTGCCGAGGCGTAGCGGACACCATCAAACTCAAGACCAGGCTCCCAATATCGCGATGCATGTGGGAATAAGGCAACAATGTCTGACTCAAACATTCTCGAGGCATGGTCGCTGATGATCCTCCGCTTGTCAGCCGCCGTGTAGAGTTCCCAGCGTGACCGATGCGGAGAATAACAACCAAACCAGAAGGCCAAGCAGTGATCATGCAATTTATATAGAGATCTCTTCGTAGTCCTTGCCGATTCGCCAAACGGAATTTCACGCTTGATAAGAGATGCATCGCGCAGCAGCTGGAGTGGCCCTGACAGAGAAGTTTGTTTAACACCCATGCGCGATGCTATTTCCGATGGTCGATTGACGCCGCGTCCAACCAACTCGAGTATGGATTTGGCCTGATCGCCGACGATGTTCTCATCTTTGAGGAGGCGTTCGGGTTCGTACTCTAGTCGCGACCCAACCTCGAAGTAAAGGCGATCCGCAAGCTCTATGATATTCGCTTTTTTGTCGATAAATTCCCAGTATTTTGGGATGCCACCGACCATAGCAAATCGCAGATAAGTATCCAAAGAGTCGGGATTTAGTCCGAGCTTCTGACAGAAATAGCGGTACTGCATCGGCTGGACGTGCATCACCTCCCCAGCCCGCTCAAAGAGCGGAGACTGCGCGTTGAGAAAGATGTCGTGCATCATAGTCTGCGATGAACCAAGTAAGATTAGCTGAAAATTCTTTGGACGATCATGATCAATCCATTTTTGTAACCTTGATGGTAGGGACGAATTCGAGCGCAACAAATAGGGAAACTCATCGATGATGAGCGTGCACTTCGTGCTAACTGTTTTCAGTAGGGCAAGCAACTCGGACCAGCTAGATACAGGTACTGACGGTAGGAGACCAGTCAAATCCTCAGTGAGCTGCGCAATCTGCAGTGCTTCGGTCCCTTCGATGGCCTGACTATAGTAGACGCTGTCCGGAGACTTTTGACGTCGTGCAAATTCTTTGACCAGGGCCGTTTTACCGACGCGGCGACGCCCGTAAATGACCGAAAGCCCACTCGGCCGAGCCCCTAAGATTTTCAACTCACTGACTCTATTGATAAAAGTCATTTATGGTCCCCAATAATTATTATCAGTAACAATAATTATTGTCAGCCATCATCCGTCCGGGCGTCAACCAGCTTCCGCCGCGTCACCGCCCCGCCAAACGCTTTTTGAGAGGCTCTAACCGCTCTGCTTTTAGCTGCTGCGGCTTCGCGATAGCCAATGCTGTGGCCAAGTCCTTTGGCAATGTGCCGAGGATTTCCATCTCGTAGCTCATCCAAACACCAAACTCCGCGTAGACGAGGTCACGCATCGCGAGCGTGAGCTCTAGAATGTCGCGGCTACTGGCGCCCTGGTTATAGACAAAGTTTGCATGGTGATGACTGACGACCGCACCACCTTGGCGGCGGCCTTTTGCTCCTGCAGCAGCGAGCAGCATGCCGCTGGGAATTCCCACCGTGTAATCGTTTTTAAAGACACAACCGCACGACGGGAAGTCGAACTGGCCCTTGCTCTGGCGGTCGTCCTCGCAGTGACGCATCACGCGCGCGATGTCTTTGGCGTCTCCGGCTTTGAGCTGAAGCTCGACACCGATGATGATGTCGCCGTTCTCCATAAACACGGTATCTTTATAACCGCGAAACATCTTGGGATCAGCGTACTCGCGCCGCTCGCCACTTCGCGTCACTGTAATGACTTTAGTGGCGATCTGGCTGATCTCACCACCGTAGCACCGCGCGTTCATGCGTACGGTCCCACCAATCTGACCGGGGAGACGGTTCATCCAGGCGGCACCGGCAAGACCATGCTTCAACGCGAGCTTAGCTATGGCGGTGTTTTCAACCCCTGCGCCCGCAATAATCTTATCGCCCACAACCTTGATGTCGCTAACCGCAGTCAAGACGACAACTGCACCAGCAAAGGGCTCGTCCATGACGAGCGAGTTGGTGCCTGCACCGAGCACAATAAGGGGGAGCCCCGTCGTCTGCGCCTCGCTAAGCTGCGCTGCCAATTCCGCTGCATCCTGCGGTTGGTACAGCACATCTGCTGGGCCACCGGTCTTGTAGTAGGCAAAGTCCTTGAGCAGCACTTGCTTAAGAGTCGGCATAATTAGTGGTCTTCGTCGGGGAAGAGACTAAACAGATCTCGTTGATAGGCGTTGTACGTTACGGCATCAGTCAGCACGAATGTGATGCGCTTCACCGCCGGCGTCGGCCTTGACGACGTGAGAAAAGCTTTCACCGTCGCAAGCGCCTCGGACGCTCCTCCGCTCTCACCCTCGATCACTACATGCCGGTGACCAAGCTGGTCAGCCTCAGCCAAACTGGCAAGGGTCGCTCTTGCCGTGTAGTCACGGACAAAAGAGCGGCTGTCCCCTTGCCAAAGATCGATCGAAGCGCCGTGATAGCGGCGAATTCCCAACATAAGAGTCGCCTAACTCAGCGCAAACGTTTAGCCAACACTGCCGCCATATCAGCCGGGGAATCCACCACGGACACGCCAGCTTCGCGCAGCGCTTCCATCTTCTCAGCCGCGGTACCGTGACCGCCCGAGATGATGGCTCCAGCGTGACCCATGCGCTTGCCGGCAGGGGCTGTCTGCCCTGCGATAAAGCCTGCGACTGGTTTTTTGACGTTTTCCTTGATGAACTGGGCCGCTTTGATCTCGAGGTCACCACCGATCTCACCGATCATGATGATGCCCTTGGTCTCCGGGTCCTCTTCGAACATCTGCAGCACTTCGATAAAGTTGGTGCCGTTGATGGGGTCACCACCGATACCGATACACGTCGTCTGGCCTAGACCAAGCGTTGTGGTTTGATGCACAGCTTCGTAAGTCAGAGTGCCGGACTTGGAGACGATACCGACTTTGCCACGCTTATGGATGTAGCCCGGCATGATGCCGATTTTACATTCATCTGGCGTGATAATGCCCGGGCAGTTAGGTCCGATAAGGCGCGATTTCGAACGGTCTAGAGCTTTGCGCACCGGCACCATATCCATGACCGGGATACCCTCGGTGATGGCGACGATCAGTTCGATTTCTGCCGCGATCGCCTCCAGAATGGCATCAGCTGCAAACGGCGGTGGTACGAAGATCATCGAGGCGTTGGCGCCGGTCTTCTCCCTAGCCTCAGCCACTGTGTCGAACACGGGGAGACCAATATGTGTGCTACCGCCCTTGCCCGGGGTCACACCGCCGACAAAGCGCGGTGCATATTCATGGGATAACTTGGTGTGGAACTCACCGGACTTGCCGGTGATGCCTTGAGTGATAACGCGCGTATGTTTGTTGACTAAGATAGCCACTGTGTCTTCTCCTTTGCTGCCACGAGGCAGGTAGATCCGCTGCTTTAGCCTTTGCGAGCTGCTTCGACCACTTTGCGTGCACCGTCGTTCATATCTGTTGCCGCGGTCAGCCTTAGTCCCGACTCCTCGAGCATCTTACGACCGAGCTCAACGTTAGTGCCTTCGAGACGGACCACCACGGGGACCTTGACGCCAATGTCACGGGCCGCAGCGATGACGCCGTCGGCGATCACGTCACAGCGCATGATGCCGCCGAAAATGTTGACGAACAGAGCCTTCACCTTGCTGTCTGACAGCAGGATCTTGAAGGCGTTGGTCACCATTTCTTTGGTGGCACCACCACCGACGTCGAGGAAGTTGGCCGGGCTACCGCCGTTGAGCTTGATGATGTCCATGGTCGCCATCGCTAGACCGGCGCCGTTAACAAGACAGCCGATGTTGCCGTCAAGGCCGATGTAGTTGAGGCCGTATTTGGAGGCCGCCACTTCACGCGGGTCCTCTTCCGAAAAGTCGCGCATCGCCTCAATGTCTTTATGACGGTAGAGGGCGTTATCATCGAAGTTCATCTTGCCGTCGAGTGCCAGCATCTTGCCCTGCTTAGTCACCACCAGGGGGTTGATTTCAAGGAGTGAGTAGTCGTACTTGATGAACATCTTGTAGAGCTTGTCGACAAAGTTGTGCAGCTCTTTACTAACTTCGGGCGATAGCCGCATCGCGTAGGACAGCGTGCGCAGGTGGAAGGGCTTCAGGCCCACCGTCGGATCGACACGCACGGTGACGATCTTCTCCGGATGTTTCGCTGCGACTTCCTCGATGTCCATCCCGCCCTCAGTGGAGAACATGATGGCTACCGACGCCGACTCGCGATCGACGAGCATCGACAGGTAGTACTCCTTGTCGATGTCGCTGCCTGCCTCGACGTAGACTTTATGTACGATTTTGCCCTCGGCACCGGTTTGCGGGGTGACGAGTCGCATGCCGATCATCTTGGCTGTGACTTCGCCGCACTCTTCCGGTGATTTAACCAACTTAACACCGCCGGCCTTGCCGCGGCCACCCGCGTGAACTTGGGCCTTGACCACGGCCACTTTGACGCCGAGACGGCGCATGGCGAATTCAGCCTCGGTCGGGTTATGCGCTAGGTAGCCCTCAGGCACCGGCACGCCGTTTTGTGCGAACAAGCTCTTTGCTTGGTATTCATGGATGTTCATGCAGTGCGTCCCCTTCGCCTAAAACCGCAGAATTTTCGTGCAATGGGACCAAGGCTAGCATATTATTAGGATCCTTTGCAGCATCGGACTTTATCATGACCCGTTCAAATCGACTTCGTACACCCCGCGTTCTGATTGCCGGTGGCGCTGGCTTTATTGGCAGCCACCTTTGTGACCGTTACCTCGCAGCCGGCTGGGACGTGATCTGCTTGGATAACTTTCACACCGGCACCAAGGACAATGTGCACCACCTCATGGGGCACCCGCGCTTTGAGCTGGTCCGTCACGACATAGTTGAGCCGTACCTGGCTGAGGTCGATTTGATCCTCAACTTCGCCTGTCCGGCTAGCCCCGTACATTACCAGGAGAATCCGATTAAAACGCTGAAGACCAGCGTCTTGGGGACGATGAACCTCCTGGGCCTTGCACGCCGTGTTGGAGCGCGGTTTATGCAGGCCAGCACGTCGGAGGTCTACGGCGATCCGCTGCAGCACCCGCAGACGGAGGCCTACTGGGGCAACGTGAACCCGATCGGCATACGCAGCTGTTACGACGAGGGCAAGCGCGCGGCCGAGACCTTGTGCTTTGACTACCATCGGCAGCACGGTGTCGATATCCGCGTCATCCGTATCTTCAACACCTACGGTCCCCGGATGGCAGCTGATGATGGCCGTGTGGTGAGTAATTTTATTGTGCAAGCTCTCCGAGGTGAGGACTTAACGATTTACGGCGACGGCAGCCAGACGCGGTCCTTCTGTTTCGTCGACAATCTGGTGGACGGCATTATCCGGTTCGCTGCTAGCACGGGCGAGACTGGACCAATCAACCTTGGCAACGACGGCGAGTTCACGGTGCGTGAGCTGGCCGAAGAGGTGCTGAAGCAAGTCGGCGGCAAATCTAAGATCGCTTACCTACCGCTGCCGAGTGACGACCCTAAGTGCCGGCGTCCTAACCTAAGCAAGACTAAGGCCGTGCTCAAGGGGTGGGAGCCGACCATTCCGCTGGCGCAGGGCATCAGTCGCACGATCGATTACTTCCGTGCGTCATTGGCTCAACACGCAGCGACTAAGCATCTCGGGTGACTAGATGGCGCGCGCTGACAAGTCATCGATAGAGACCTTCGACTTTCCGGCCGGTCATGTGCTGGCCAAAAAGTACGAGGTCATGTCACGCCTGGGCTCGGGCTGGGAGGGTGAGGTCTACCTGCTTAAGGAGAATGCGACGGGTATTGAGCGCGCTGCTAAGTTCTTCTACCCCGAGCGCAACAAGCGCAATAAGACTATCAACTTCTACGCCAAGAAGCTGCACAAGCTGCGCGACTGTCCGGCGTTGATCCAGTACCACACGCAGGAGATCATCCACTACGGCGGTCACGACATCTCATTCTTGGTGTCGGACTATGTCGAGGGCGAGGTACTGCAGGATTTTGTGCGACACCAGCCGGGTAAGCGGCTCGACTCATTTCAGGCCCTGCATGTGCTCCACAGCTTGACGGTGGCGTTAGAGGCGATACACCGTTTGCAGGATTATCACGGGGATTTGCATCCCGGTAATGTGATCATCAGGCGCCGCGGTCTCAGTTTTGATGTTAAGCTGCTCGACTTCTTTCACTGGGGAGCACCTAGTCCACTCAACATCCGCGATGACGTGTACGATGTGGTGCGGATCCTCTACGAGATTACTGGTGGCAAGGCGCGTTATCAACGGCATCCGCCCGAGATCAAGGCGATCATACTTGGGCTTAAGCGCTCCCTAATCTTAAAGAAGTTCCGCACCATCACGATGCTGCGTGAGCACCTTGAGACGCTGCAGTGGGAGAGCATTTGACGGAGGAGCCGGTCGAGGGCGAGTTAGGCGGCGATTACGTGCCGTCGCCGGAAGACTTCCTGCCGTCGTCCCCCAAGCCGCTCAGCCGTTTAAATCAGAGGCCTAGCCTGGCCGCGCTCAAGCCGGCGCTCATCGCATTTGGGCTATTTTTGATCCTTAGTTTGCACGATTGGCTGGTGCCTGATGCTGATGGCCTCTGGGCTAGTAACGCTAGGGTCCTCGGCCAGCACGAGTATTGGCGTCTCATCACGGCGCTCTGCGTGCATTCTGACGTCGGCCATCTCCTCGCCAATGCGCCCCTTTTTCTCATCTTTGGTTGGTATCTTCGTGCCTTTTTCGGCTGGATCGCTTTCCCAGTGATTGCTGTGGTGATCGGCGCCCTGAGTAATCTGATTACGGTTTACTCGTATTCCCCTGATACGGAGCTCATCGGAGCATCCGGCATGCTCTACGGGATGGTCGCCATGTGGCTAGTCCTGTACGTGAAGTACGAGGACACACTGCCCTGGGGCGTGCGCCTGCTGCGCGCGGTGGGAGTGTCGCTACTGCTACTGTTCCCCACGACCTTTAGGGAGGAGACGAGCTACACGGCACATCTTGCGGGATTTTTGTTAGGCGTAGGATTTGGGATTCTGGGAGTTTGGTGCAAAAGTATCATCCGACTGCAGAGATCCCTTTGACCCTGTCTTCAGCCTCTTTTTTCAGTCTGTCATTAATCCAATTTTTGATCACAGCTTGACGAGGGATCTGCAATTTGTTTGCCTCGAAATCCAAGGCGCGAACCATCCAAATTGGAAAGTCGACATTTACTTTAAAGACAGCATTCTCCTCGCTCATGAATTCGCTGATATCCTCACCGCTATCGAATAAAGCAGCAAGGCGATCCGATGAAATACCTTCAGCTTTTACATTGGACTTCTTCGTACTTGATTTTTTTTTAGAGGCCATATTTGCTCCTTTCGCGTTCATTCAGCCGTCGAAATGAAAGAATCCTGATGACACGAGACCCGTCACCTCTTGTACGAATTACATACATTGCTCCCCACACTCGACCGTTTATTTCACCCGCTCGAAGGTAAACCTGCTCACCCGAATTAACATTTAATTTAGCTTCAACCCCGTCCACATCCCAAAGCT contains the following coding sequences:
- a CDS encoding ATP-binding protein, producing the protein MTFINRVSELKILGARPSGLSVIYGRRRVGKTALVKEFARRQKSPDSVYYSQAIEGTEALQIAQLTEDLTGLLPSVPVSSWSELLALLKTVSTKCTLIIDEFPYLLRSNSSLPSRLQKWIDHDRPKNFQLILLGSSQTMMHDIFLNAQSPLFERAGEVMHVQPMQYRYFCQKLGLNPDSLDTYLRFAMVGGIPKYWEFIDKKANIIELADRLYFEVGSRLEYEPERLLKDENIVGDQAKSILELVGRGVNRPSEIASRMGVKQTSLSGPLQLLRDASLIKREIPFGESARTTKRSLYKLHDHCLAFWFGCYSPHRSRWELYTAADKRRIISDHASRMFESDIVALFPHASRYWEPGLEFDGVRYASANGQEIIVSEIKMTKLTARDRDAIAKATEEKFLRSQLSKKFKAKIEVIDLAAGLAAMAKSD
- the murB gene encoding UDP-N-acetylmuramate dehydrogenase, which codes for MPTLKQVLLKDFAYYKTGGPADVLYQPQDAAELAAQLSEAQTTGLPLIVLGAGTNSLVMDEPFAGAVVVLTAVSDIKVVGDKIIAGAGVENTAIAKLALKHGLAGAAWMNRLPGQIGGTVRMNARCYGGEISQIATKVITVTRSGERREYADPKMFRGYKDTVFMENGDIIIGVELQLKAGDAKDIARVMRHCEDDRQSKGQFDFPSCGCVFKNDYTVGIPSGMLLAAAGAKGRRQGGAVVSHHHANFVYNQGASSRDILELTLAMRDLVYAEFGVWMSYEMEILGTLPKDLATALAIAKPQQLKAERLEPLKKRLAGR
- the sucD gene encoding succinate--CoA ligase subunit alpha, producing MAILVNKHTRVITQGITGKSGEFHTKLSHEYAPRFVGGVTPGKGGSTHIGLPVFDTVAEAREKTGANASMIFVPPPFAADAILEAIAAEIELIVAITEGIPVMDMVPVRKALDRSKSRLIGPNCPGIITPDECKIGIMPGYIHKRGKVGIVSKSGTLTYEAVHQTTTLGLGQTTCIGIGGDPINGTNFIEVLQMFEEDPETKGIIMIGEIGGDLEIKAAQFIKENVKKPVAGFIAGQTAPAGKRMGHAGAIISGGHGTAAEKMEALREAGVSVVDSPADMAAVLAKRLR
- the sucC gene encoding ADP-forming succinate--CoA ligase subunit beta, which encodes MNIHEYQAKSLFAQNGVPVPEGYLAHNPTEAEFAMRRLGVKVAVVKAQVHAGGRGKAGGVKLVKSPEECGEVTAKMIGMRLVTPQTGAEGKIVHKVYVEAGSDIDKEYYLSMLVDRESASVAIMFSTEGGMDIEEVAAKHPEKIVTVRVDPTVGLKPFHLRTLSYAMRLSPEVSKELHNFVDKLYKMFIKYDYSLLEINPLVVTKQGKMLALDGKMNFDDNALYRHKDIEAMRDFSEEDPREVAASKYGLNYIGLDGNIGCLVNGAGLAMATMDIIKLNGGSPANFLDVGGGATKEMVTNAFKILLSDSKVKALFVNIFGGIMRCDVIADGVIAAARDIGVKVPVVVRLEGTNVELGRKMLEESGLRLTAATDMNDGARKVVEAARKG
- a CDS encoding SDR family oxidoreductase; this encodes MTRSNRLRTPRVLIAGGAGFIGSHLCDRYLAAGWDVICLDNFHTGTKDNVHHLMGHPRFELVRHDIVEPYLAEVDLILNFACPASPVHYQENPIKTLKTSVLGTMNLLGLARRVGARFMQASTSEVYGDPLQHPQTEAYWGNVNPIGIRSCYDEGKRAAETLCFDYHRQHGVDIRVIRIFNTYGPRMAADDGRVVSNFIVQALRGEDLTIYGDGSQTRSFCFVDNLVDGIIRFAASTGETGPINLGNDGEFTVRELAEEVLKQVGGKSKIAYLPLPSDDPKCRRPNLSKTKAVLKGWEPTIPLAQGISRTIDYFRASLAQHAATKHLG
- a CDS encoding serine/threonine protein kinase, whose product is MARADKSSIETFDFPAGHVLAKKYEVMSRLGSGWEGEVYLLKENATGIERAAKFFYPERNKRNKTINFYAKKLHKLRDCPALIQYHTQEIIHYGGHDISFLVSDYVEGEVLQDFVRHQPGKRLDSFQALHVLHSLTVALEAIHRLQDYHGDLHPGNVIIRRRGLSFDVKLLDFFHWGAPSPLNIRDDVYDVVRILYEITGGKARYQRHPPEIKAIILGLKRSLILKKFRTITMLREHLETLQWESI
- a CDS encoding rhomboid family intramembrane serine protease, translating into MGEHLTEEPVEGELGGDYVPSPEDFLPSSPKPLSRLNQRPSLAALKPALIAFGLFLILSLHDWLVPDADGLWASNARVLGQHEYWRLITALCVHSDVGHLLANAPLFLIFGWYLRAFFGWIAFPVIAVVIGALSNLITVYSYSPDTELIGASGMLYGMVAMWLVLYVKYEDTLPWGVRLLRAVGVSLLLLFPTTFREETSYTAHLAGFLLGVGFGILGVWCKSIIRLQRSL
- a CDS encoding CopG family transcriptional regulator gives rise to the protein MASKKKSSTKKSNVKAEGISSDRLAALFDSGEDISEFMSEENAVFKVNVDFPIWMVRALDFEANKLQIPRQAVIKNWINDRLKKEAEDRVKGISAVG